From the genome of Mustela lutreola isolate mMusLut2 chromosome 16, mMusLut2.pri, whole genome shotgun sequence, one region includes:
- the FXYD5 gene encoding FXYD domain-containing ion transport regulator 5 isoform X1 — translation MTEPVSVPARQLSPGHTLRRDAATAAALCPRGCRLGTPGSDMSPSGRLCLLTIVGLILPTRGQISKEATVFSPADPNQSNVRALTPAPDADPEPKPTPQISLQTGGTTREQEEEIQTPKMESQQPTGVYPPLTTDPRTGKTGPEATPSAEPSKGTTVSKRQSPGKGGRPDPILGPTGSSEDNPFSYDEYTLRKRGLLVAAVLFITGIVILTSGKCRRLPQLCRNRNR, via the exons ATGACTGAGCCCGTCTCGGTCCCCGCCCGCCAGCTCTCCCCTGGCCACACCCTCCGCCGGGACGCAGCCACCGCCGCTGCCCTCTGTCCACGAGGCTGCCGGCTTGGGACCCCCGGCTCTGAC ATGTCGCCCTCTGGTCGCCTGTGTCTCCTCACCATCGTTGGCCTGATTCTCCCCACCAGAG GACAGATATCGAAGGAGGCCACAGTTTTTTCTCCAGCAGACCCAAACCAATCAAATGTTCGTGCTCTGACACCAGCCCcag ATGCAGACCCAGAACCCAAGCCCACCCCTCAGATAAGCCTGCAGACTGGTG GAACAACacgagagcaggaggaggagatcCAGACCCCGAAAATGGAGTCCCAGCAACCGACCGGAGTGTACCCGCCCCTAACCACAGATCCGAGGACAGGCAAGACCGGCCCAGAAG CCACACCCTCAGCTGAACCCAGTAAAGGCACAACGGTCTCCAAAAGGCAGTCTCCAGGCAAAGGCGGCAGGCCAGACCCTATCCTCGGGCCGACTG GTTCCAGCGAGGACAACCCCTTCTCTTATG ATGAATACACTCTCCGGAAGCGGGGGCTGCTGGTCGCAGCTGTGCTGTTCATCACCGGCATTGTCATCCTCACGA GTGGCAAGTGTAGGCGGTTACCCCAACTATGCCGGAATCGTAACAGGTGA
- the FXYD5 gene encoding FXYD domain-containing ion transport regulator 5 isoform X3, translating into MSPSGRLCLLTIVGLILPTRGQISKEATVFSPADPNQSNVRALTPAPDADPEPKPTPQISLQTGGTTREQEEEIQTPKMESQQPTGVYPPLTTDPRTGKTGPEATPSAEPSKGTTVSKRQSPGKGGRPDPILGPTGSSEDNPFSYDEYTLRKRGLLVAAVLFITGIVILTSGKCRRLPQLCRNRNR; encoded by the exons ATGTCGCCCTCTGGTCGCCTGTGTCTCCTCACCATCGTTGGCCTGATTCTCCCCACCAGAG GACAGATATCGAAGGAGGCCACAGTTTTTTCTCCAGCAGACCCAAACCAATCAAATGTTCGTGCTCTGACACCAGCCCcag ATGCAGACCCAGAACCCAAGCCCACCCCTCAGATAAGCCTGCAGACTGGTG GAACAACacgagagcaggaggaggagatcCAGACCCCGAAAATGGAGTCCCAGCAACCGACCGGAGTGTACCCGCCCCTAACCACAGATCCGAGGACAGGCAAGACCGGCCCAGAAG CCACACCCTCAGCTGAACCCAGTAAAGGCACAACGGTCTCCAAAAGGCAGTCTCCAGGCAAAGGCGGCAGGCCAGACCCTATCCTCGGGCCGACTG GTTCCAGCGAGGACAACCCCTTCTCTTATG ATGAATACACTCTCCGGAAGCGGGGGCTGCTGGTCGCAGCTGTGCTGTTCATCACCGGCATTGTCATCCTCACGA GTGGCAAGTGTAGGCGGTTACCCCAACTATGCCGGAATCGTAACAGGTGA
- the FXYD5 gene encoding FXYD domain-containing ion transport regulator 5 isoform X2: MTEPVSVPARQLSPGHTLRRDAATAAALCPRGCRLGTPGSDMSPSGRLCLLTIVGLILPTRGQISKEATVFSPADPNQSNVRALTPAPDADPEPKPTPQISLQTGGTTREQEEEIQTPKMESQQPTGVYPPLTTDPRTGKTGPEGSSEDNPFSYDEYTLRKRGLLVAAVLFITGIVILTSGKCRRLPQLCRNRNR; this comes from the exons ATGACTGAGCCCGTCTCGGTCCCCGCCCGCCAGCTCTCCCCTGGCCACACCCTCCGCCGGGACGCAGCCACCGCCGCTGCCCTCTGTCCACGAGGCTGCCGGCTTGGGACCCCCGGCTCTGAC ATGTCGCCCTCTGGTCGCCTGTGTCTCCTCACCATCGTTGGCCTGATTCTCCCCACCAGAG GACAGATATCGAAGGAGGCCACAGTTTTTTCTCCAGCAGACCCAAACCAATCAAATGTTCGTGCTCTGACACCAGCCCcag ATGCAGACCCAGAACCCAAGCCCACCCCTCAGATAAGCCTGCAGACTGGTG GAACAACacgagagcaggaggaggagatcCAGACCCCGAAAATGGAGTCCCAGCAACCGACCGGAGTGTACCCGCCCCTAACCACAGATCCGAGGACAGGCAAGACCGGCCCAGAAG GTTCCAGCGAGGACAACCCCTTCTCTTATG ATGAATACACTCTCCGGAAGCGGGGGCTGCTGGTCGCAGCTGTGCTGTTCATCACCGGCATTGTCATCCTCACGA GTGGCAAGTGTAGGCGGTTACCCCAACTATGCCGGAATCGTAACAGGTGA